Proteins encoded within one genomic window of Companilactobacillus sp.:
- a CDS encoding LysR family transcriptional regulator — translation MLDEDARRVFSSKALNYFDELSKNMSYTKTAQSLGITQPALTQQIKKIEKVVGAPLFYSVGKKIYLTDAGSILLDATHQIFHVINTVTDQIQQKSSESSGTINIGIIAAVESKVIEDFIVEFNRINPNVEIDLILLKRNEIWDQIQNNKIDIAVMYLPDNTIKSWKSYKSKKIINDTIMLVHNNEKIFKKGKATYKEAIENPWVSYLRGYYFTDLMTEKFKNSLVDVPKVVARFSSPYQLLKFVQDSDGVNTGLPASFCIANESNFTFYRTPLEPAISSDLTFVYHEDKDKIPRIKQFFTEWDAFLSKKSYIDRLKSL, via the coding sequence TTGTTAGATGAAGATGCACGACGAGTATTTAGTTCTAAAGCACTGAATTATTTTGACGAATTATCCAAGAACATGAGTTACACCAAAACTGCCCAATCTTTAGGTATCACGCAACCTGCCTTGACCCAGCAAATCAAAAAAATTGAAAAGGTCGTAGGTGCACCGCTCTTTTATAGTGTCGGTAAAAAAATCTACCTAACTGATGCTGGTTCAATTTTGTTAGATGCAACTCATCAAATTTTTCATGTCATAAATACCGTTACTGATCAAATTCAGCAAAAATCTTCCGAGAGTTCTGGTACGATCAATATTGGAATTATCGCTGCAGTTGAATCAAAAGTAATCGAAGATTTCATCGTTGAATTTAATCGAATCAATCCAAATGTCGAAATTGACTTGATCCTCTTGAAACGTAACGAGATCTGGGATCAGATCCAAAACAACAAGATTGATATCGCTGTGATGTATTTACCAGACAATACCATCAAAAGTTGGAAATCTTATAAGTCAAAAAAGATTATTAATGATACGATAATGTTGGTTCACAATAACGAAAAGATTTTTAAGAAGGGCAAAGCTACTTACAAAGAAGCAATTGAAAATCCTTGGGTCTCATATTTACGTGGATATTATTTCACAGATCTGATGACCGAGAAGTTCAAGAACTCATTAGTGGATGTTCCTAAGGTGGTAGCAAGATTTTCTTCACCTTATCAATTATTGAAATTCGTTCAAGATTCTGATGGCGTCAATACAGGATTACCAGCTAGTTTTTGTATTGCAAATGAAAGCAACTTCACGTTCTATCGCACGCCACTGGAACCTGCAATTTCGAGTGATTTGACGTTTGTTTATCACGAAGATAAGGACAAGATTCCACGTATCAAGCAATTCTTCACCGAATGGGATGCTTTCTTAAGCAAGAAGAGCTATATTGATCGCTTAAAATCTTTATAA
- the hslU gene encoding ATP-dependent protease ATPase subunit HslU, with protein sequence MENLTPKQIVEALDKYIIGQGDAKRAVAIALYNRYRRMQVPDQMQKEITPKNLMMIGPTGVGKTEIARRLAKVVHAPFVKVEATKFTEVGYVGRDVESMVRDLMDVAVTMEEDEKYAEIRPEVKRKVDKKLVKLLVPAIKKETKQENGMNDFMSMLTNMGNASNLGDMLHTGDQAGNDDPDEGRDVTDDIRNQRLSIKEQLDKGLLEDKEVTIQVEESRKAPMNDQMQQMGIDMSSMMDNLIPKKMISRTLPVKEAREVLIREESAKRVDHDEIYQGAIDRTENNGIIFIDEFDKIAPGDKRTSGEVSREGVQRDILPIVEGSQVNTKYGAVRTDHILFIASGAFAESKPSDLIAELQGRFPIRVELQDLTEDDFVQILTKPDNALTKQYVALTKADGINLIFTKEAVEEIAKVAFDLNNTNQNIGARRLSTVLEKILSDILYEGPDMQMGDITITREYVKEQVGKIVSDKDLSRYIL encoded by the coding sequence ATGGAAAATCTAACTCCAAAACAAATTGTTGAAGCACTAGACAAATATATCATTGGCCAAGGCGATGCCAAGCGCGCGGTTGCCATAGCTTTGTATAATAGATACCGCCGTATGCAAGTTCCTGACCAAATGCAAAAAGAAATTACACCTAAGAACCTAATGATGATCGGACCAACTGGTGTTGGTAAAACAGAAATCGCTCGCCGATTGGCAAAAGTTGTTCATGCTCCATTCGTTAAAGTTGAAGCCACTAAGTTTACAGAAGTCGGTTATGTTGGTCGTGATGTTGAATCTATGGTCCGTGATTTGATGGACGTCGCTGTCACGATGGAAGAAGACGAAAAATACGCTGAGATCAGACCAGAGGTCAAACGTAAAGTCGATAAGAAGTTAGTTAAATTGTTGGTACCTGCCATTAAAAAGGAAACTAAACAAGAAAACGGCATGAACGATTTCATGTCAATGCTAACTAATATGGGCAACGCTTCAAATCTTGGCGACATGCTTCATACCGGCGACCAAGCCGGTAACGATGATCCTGATGAAGGACGCGATGTTACTGATGATATCAGAAACCAACGTTTGTCGATCAAGGAACAATTGGACAAGGGCCTTCTTGAAGATAAAGAGGTTACGATCCAAGTTGAGGAATCTCGTAAAGCACCAATGAACGACCAAATGCAACAAATGGGCATTGACATGAGTTCAATGATGGATAACTTGATTCCTAAGAAGATGATCTCAAGAACTTTACCCGTTAAAGAAGCTCGTGAAGTCTTGATCCGTGAAGAATCAGCTAAACGTGTTGATCATGATGAAATTTATCAAGGTGCGATCGACCGTACTGAGAATAATGGAATCATCTTTATCGATGAGTTCGATAAAATTGCACCTGGCGACAAACGTACTTCTGGTGAAGTATCTCGTGAGGGTGTTCAACGTGATATCTTGCCAATCGTTGAAGGTTCTCAAGTTAATACTAAATATGGTGCAGTAAGAACTGACCATATTCTATTTATTGCTTCAGGTGCCTTTGCCGAGAGCAAGCCTAGCGACTTGATTGCTGAGCTTCAAGGTCGTTTCCCAATTCGTGTCGAGTTGCAAGATTTGACAGAAGACGACTTCGTTCAAATTTTGACAAAACCTGATAATGCTTTGACCAAGCAATACGTAGCCTTGACTAAGGCAGACGGTATCAATTTGATCTTTACTAAAGAGGCCGTTGAAGAAATTGCTAAGGTAGCATTTGATCTTAATAATACTAACCAAAATATCGGTGCCAGAAGACTTTCAACTGTTCTTGAAAAGATTCTGAGTGACATTTTATATGAAGGCCCTGACATGCAAATGGGCGACATTACAATTACTCGTGAATATGTCAAAGAACAAGTTGGTAAGATTGTTTCAGACAAAGATCTTTCACGTTATATCCTTTAG
- a CDS encoding TIGR00730 family Rossman fold protein, with protein sequence MKKIAVYCGAATGNNPIYLQAAKDLGHWLVKNDYGLTYGGGRLGLMGALADTVLEDGGYVHGIITEDLANKELTHDNLSEIEIVKSIDERKEIMLKNSIASVALPGGPGTLEEMSDAFSWTRIGLNPDPCIYLNINHYYDPLLMMFNRMANEGFISEKAKNTLLFTESFDVAGKFIKNYVTPASRKYNVK encoded by the coding sequence ATGAAAAAAATTGCAGTGTACTGTGGAGCAGCCACGGGAAATAATCCCATCTATTTACAAGCAGCAAAAGACTTAGGCCACTGGTTGGTGAAAAATGATTACGGTCTGACTTATGGCGGCGGAAGATTAGGCTTAATGGGTGCCCTAGCTGACACAGTTTTAGAAGACGGCGGATACGTCCACGGGATCATTACCGAGGACTTAGCTAACAAAGAACTAACTCACGACAATCTCAGTGAGATCGAAATCGTCAAGTCGATCGACGAACGTAAAGAAATCATGTTGAAAAACTCAATTGCCAGCGTCGCTTTACCAGGTGGGCCAGGAACATTAGAAGAAATGTCGGATGCCTTCTCCTGGACCAGGATCGGTTTGAACCCTGACCCTTGCATTTATTTGAACATCAATCATTATTACGACCCATTATTAATGATGTTCAATCGCATGGCCAATGAAGGTTTCATTTCGGAAAAAGCGAAGAACACCTTATTATTCACTGAATCATTCGACGTTGCTGGAAAATTTATAAAAAATTACGTGACGCCTGCAAGTAGAAAATATAATGTAAAATAA
- a CDS encoding manganese-dependent inorganic pyrophosphatase — translation MAKEKELVVGHKSPDTDAVVAAISYSHYQNELGMNTEAVAQGEPNKETKFVFEKFNYDYPRIVTAAGSEVKKVMLVDHNEKQQSFDDIDDLEVTHVVDHHRIANFQTESPLYYHAEPLGCTSTILWKMYNQSKIEIPGNLAGLMASAIISDTLLLKSPTTTDEDKAALKSLAETAGIDYESYGMDMLKAGTDLDDKSTQELIDMDAKSFDMNGNSVRIAQVNTVDVEHTLEREAEFVKDITAENSSNGYNLFVLLITNIMTSDTTGLIIGDDAAIAKFESALNTKVTDNKAALPGVVSRKKQIVPPLDNEF, via the coding sequence ATGGCAAAAGAAAAAGAATTAGTAGTTGGACACAAGAGTCCTGATACAGATGCTGTTGTTGCAGCAATTTCATATTCACATTATCAAAACGAATTGGGCATGAACACTGAAGCTGTTGCTCAAGGCGAACCTAACAAGGAAACAAAATTTGTTTTTGAAAAGTTTAACTACGATTATCCACGTATTGTCACAGCCGCTGGTAGCGAAGTTAAAAAAGTTATGCTAGTTGACCACAACGAAAAACAACAAAGTTTCGACGATATCGATGACCTTGAAGTTACACACGTTGTTGATCATCACCGTATTGCTAATTTCCAAACTGAATCACCATTGTATTACCACGCTGAACCACTAGGGTGCACAAGCACAATTCTTTGGAAGATGTACAACCAATCAAAGATCGAAATCCCTGGTAACTTGGCTGGTTTGATGGCTTCTGCTATTATTTCAGATACACTTTTACTAAAATCACCAACAACTACTGATGAAGACAAGGCTGCTTTGAAGAGCTTAGCTGAAACAGCTGGTATCGACTATGAATCATATGGTATGGACATGCTTAAAGCAGGTACAGACCTTGACGACAAGTCGACTCAAGAGTTGATCGATATGGATGCTAAGAGCTTTGATATGAATGGAAACTCAGTTCGTATTGCTCAAGTAAACACAGTTGATGTTGAACACACACTTGAAAGAGAAGCTGAGTTCGTTAAGGATATCACTGCTGAAAACAGTTCAAATGGCTACAACTTGTTCGTATTGTTGATCACAAACATTATGACTAGTGACACAACAGGTTTGATCATTGGTGACGATGCTGCGATTGCTAAATTTGAAAGTGCTTTGAACACTAAGGTTACTGACAACAAGGCTGCCTTACCTGGAGTAGTTTCACGTAAGAAGCAAATTGTTCCTCCATTGGACAACGAGTTTTAG
- the parC gene encoding DNA topoisomerase IV subunit A, whose product MANNSPKIQDIPLEKIMGDRFERYSKSIIQERALPDIRDGLKPVQRRILYSMFLDGNTYDKGFRKSAKGVGNVMGNFHPHGDSSIYEAMVRLSQDWKLRAPLIEMHGNNGSMDGDPPAAMRYTEARLSKISAEMLRDINKGTVDEEWNFDDTEKEPKVLPARFPNLLVNGATGISAGYATEIPPHNLGEVIDATVKLIDDPDATLEDLMQIVKGPDFPTGGILQGASGIKEAYETGRGKVFLKSKTSIQELRGHKSQIVITEIPYEVNKAVLVKKMDEVRVLKKVDGIAEVRDESDRQGLSIVVELKRDVDAQGILNYLLKNTDLQISYNFNMVAIADMRPQQVGLVQMLTEYIKHQEDVVLRRSKFDLDKAKKRLHIVEGLIKALSILDQVIKTIRASKNKSDAKNNLVKEYQFTEPQAEAIVSLQLYRLTNTDVTELEKENKELTALINKLDKIINNHSTLMKVIKKELLEVKNNYADDRRTKIEAKVDEIKVDTKVMVASEDVRVLVSHDGYVKRSSQRSFMASDPSDNGLKDEDYPVLDVEANTLNHIFIFTDKGNLIYRQIFELDDSRWKDTGSHLSQEVGLANDESVLKAFIFKDLKETGTFVTGTNDNYVKQVDFQDLLPGRTYKSRASRYIKLKDPETSVIDVDYIAPEEAERKLLFVFTEHSYASAFPLSEIPVVGSKAVGVKFVSLKTDDKVAGYFIADSDDTNDKIALLTQRGSYKQMKLSEIPITSRARRGVLTLRELKRSPHRIKLITKTNPDIELHVITDQNKDIAIDFSAHSDADRYSNGSFILDPDSDGNPLRFEKININK is encoded by the coding sequence TTGGCAAATAATTCTCCTAAGATCCAAGACATCCCATTAGAAAAAATTATGGGGGATCGTTTTGAGAGATATTCAAAGTCCATCATTCAAGAACGTGCCTTGCCGGACATTCGTGATGGATTAAAACCAGTACAAAGAAGAATTTTGTACTCAATGTTTTTAGATGGCAACACTTACGACAAGGGATTCAGAAAATCCGCTAAGGGTGTTGGTAACGTCATGGGTAATTTTCATCCCCATGGTGATTCATCTATTTACGAAGCAATGGTCAGACTTTCCCAAGATTGGAAGTTACGTGCACCATTGATCGAAATGCACGGAAATAATGGTTCGATGGATGGTGATCCACCCGCCGCAATGCGTTATACTGAAGCCCGTTTAAGTAAAATTTCTGCTGAAATGTTACGAGATATCAATAAGGGCACCGTTGATGAAGAATGGAATTTTGACGATACCGAAAAAGAACCAAAGGTATTACCAGCTCGTTTTCCTAATTTATTAGTTAATGGAGCTACTGGCATTTCAGCTGGATATGCTACAGAAATCCCACCGCATAATTTAGGCGAAGTAATTGATGCAACAGTCAAATTGATTGATGACCCCGATGCAACGTTAGAAGATTTGATGCAGATCGTTAAAGGTCCTGATTTTCCGACTGGAGGTATTTTGCAAGGTGCCAGTGGAATCAAGGAAGCTTATGAAACCGGTCGTGGCAAAGTATTTTTGAAATCGAAAACATCAATTCAAGAATTACGTGGACACAAGTCTCAGATCGTGATCACTGAGATCCCATATGAAGTCAACAAGGCTGTGCTGGTCAAAAAAATGGACGAAGTGCGTGTTCTCAAAAAAGTCGATGGAATCGCTGAAGTTCGTGATGAAAGTGATCGTCAAGGATTGTCGATCGTAGTCGAACTTAAACGAGATGTCGATGCACAAGGAATTTTGAATTATTTATTGAAAAACACTGACTTGCAGATCTCTTATAACTTCAACATGGTTGCGATTGCTGACATGAGACCACAACAAGTCGGTTTGGTACAAATGCTGACAGAATACATCAAGCATCAAGAAGACGTTGTTTTACGTCGTTCGAAATTTGACCTTGATAAAGCTAAGAAACGTTTGCACATCGTTGAAGGTCTGATCAAGGCTCTGTCGATCTTAGATCAAGTCATCAAAACGATTCGTGCCAGCAAAAATAAGTCTGACGCCAAGAACAATTTGGTGAAGGAATATCAATTTACTGAGCCTCAAGCTGAAGCTATCGTATCTCTACAACTTTATCGTTTAACGAATACCGACGTAACTGAGCTTGAAAAAGAAAACAAAGAACTTACTGCATTGATCAACAAGTTGGATAAGATCATCAACAACCATTCAACTTTGATGAAAGTCATCAAAAAGGAATTGCTGGAAGTTAAAAATAATTACGCTGATGACCGTCGCACGAAGATCGAAGCGAAAGTTGATGAGATCAAGGTCGACACTAAAGTCATGGTTGCTAGTGAGGACGTCCGCGTCTTGGTCAGTCACGACGGCTACGTTAAACGTAGTAGTCAACGATCATTTATGGCTTCTGATCCATCAGATAATGGTCTAAAAGACGAAGATTATCCAGTTTTGGATGTTGAAGCTAACACGTTGAATCATATTTTTATTTTCACAGATAAAGGTAATTTGATTTATCGTCAGATTTTTGAGCTCGATGATAGTCGCTGGAAAGATACTGGTTCTCATTTATCGCAAGAAGTAGGATTGGCTAATGACGAATCAGTACTCAAGGCATTTATCTTTAAGGACTTGAAAGAGACAGGAACATTTGTCACAGGTACAAATGACAACTATGTTAAACAAGTTGACTTCCAAGATCTCTTGCCAGGAAGAACTTATAAGTCTCGGGCAAGTCGATACATCAAACTTAAAGATCCTGAAACTAGCGTTATCGATGTGGATTACATTGCTCCAGAAGAAGCCGAACGAAAACTGTTGTTTGTCTTTACAGAACATTCTTATGCTTCAGCCTTCCCATTGAGCGAAATACCAGTTGTTGGTAGTAAAGCTGTCGGCGTTAAATTCGTGAGTCTTAAAACTGACGACAAAGTTGCAGGTTACTTTATTGCTGATTCTGATGATACTAACGATAAGATTGCACTACTGACTCAACGTGGATCATACAAGCAGATGAAGCTTTCAGAGATCCCGATTACTAGCCGCGCTCGTCGAGGAGTATTGACATTGCGGGAATTGAAACGCTCGCCACATAGAATTAAATTGATCACAAAGACTAATCCGGATATCGAATTACACGTGATCACTGATCAAAACAAAGATATTGCAATTGATTTCTCAGCCCATAGCGATGCTGACCGTTATTCTAATGGATCATTTATTCTTGATCCGGACAGCGACGGCAACCCATTGAGATTTGAAAAAATCAATATTAATAAATAA
- the plsY gene encoding glycerol-3-phosphate 1-O-acyltransferase PlsY, with protein MFLTKLFICIILAYLIGSFPTAYIVGKVFFHKNIFDYGSGNVGTTNAYRVFGPIAGTVVLFVDILKGTLGAFLPIFIGLDRPWMLFVGLFAVIGHVFSIFLKFKGGKAVATSAGILLAYSPIPFIICFLCFALIVYITSMVSVASLVTIVVFTVSSLFMHDWILTSVACVVTVIIYVKHIPNIKRLLKGKENLVSIGLAYKRQQRKEQEKDDH; from the coding sequence ATGTTTTTAACTAAACTCTTTATTTGTATAATTCTAGCATACCTGATTGGATCTTTTCCGACCGCTTACATTGTTGGAAAAGTATTCTTCCACAAAAATATTTTTGATTATGGCAGCGGAAATGTTGGAACGACCAATGCCTATCGAGTATTTGGACCGATTGCCGGAACGGTAGTACTGTTTGTCGATATTCTCAAAGGAACCTTGGGAGCATTCTTACCCATCTTCATCGGTTTAGATCGTCCTTGGATGTTGTTTGTGGGATTATTTGCAGTCATTGGCCATGTCTTTTCAATTTTCTTGAAATTCAAGGGTGGCAAGGCTGTGGCAACTAGCGCCGGAATTTTATTAGCCTATAGCCCGATCCCCTTCATAATTTGCTTTTTATGTTTTGCATTGATCGTTTACATTACTAGCATGGTCAGTGTTGCCAGCTTGGTAACTATCGTTGTATTTACTGTTTCATCGCTGTTCATGCACGATTGGATCTTAACTTCCGTGGCCTGCGTGGTCACGGTGATCATTTATGTCAAACATATTCCAAACATCAAGCGACTTCTCAAAGGAAAAGAAAATTTAGTTTCAATTGGATTAGCCTATAAGCGACAGCAACGTAAAGAACAAGAAAAAGACGACCACTAG
- the rbsU gene encoding ribose/proton symporter RbsU codes for MSITNILIGLIPMIGWGVFPVLTGYFGGKPVNQILGATYGTLIGAIVVALFTQTPLLTGKEFLFTFLSGMAWSIGQIFVFYAFTEMGVSRTMPISTGFQLIGASLWGVIVLGEWRGNTFGMSSLAVGFFAIVLIIVGVWFTTYTEGKTKSAGGTNAVKGVALVFCAEIGYLAYSAFPQAVKVTGFEAFLPQALGMAVAATIFALATKGNRASKPFRTKSSYTNIISGFFFALAALTYLISARPEVNGLATGFTLSQMNVILATLGGIYILHERKTKKEMGAVLAGLLLVVIAGVLTAFIN; via the coding sequence ATGAGCATTACGAACATACTAATTGGTCTGATACCAATGATCGGTTGGGGTGTCTTCCCAGTACTTACTGGTTACTTTGGTGGGAAACCGGTAAATCAAATTTTGGGTGCGACATATGGTACTTTGATTGGTGCGATTGTCGTTGCGCTGTTCACGCAGACGCCTCTGTTAACAGGCAAAGAGTTCTTGTTCACATTCCTTTCTGGTATGGCATGGTCAATCGGACAAATTTTTGTCTTCTATGCATTTACTGAAATGGGAGTTTCAAGAACCATGCCGATCTCAACTGGATTCCAGTTGATCGGAGCTTCATTATGGGGCGTTATCGTCCTAGGTGAATGGCGTGGAAATACTTTTGGAATGTCATCACTAGCAGTTGGATTTTTTGCAATTGTTTTGATCATCGTCGGTGTTTGGTTCACTACTTACACTGAAGGAAAAACAAAATCAGCCGGTGGAACTAATGCAGTTAAAGGTGTAGCATTAGTATTCTGTGCTGAAATTGGATACCTTGCATATTCAGCCTTTCCACAAGCTGTTAAAGTTACCGGATTTGAAGCCTTTCTACCACAAGCTTTAGGTATGGCAGTTGCAGCAACGATCTTTGCACTTGCTACAAAAGGCAATCGTGCTTCAAAACCATTCAGAACAAAGAGTTCATACACTAACATTATCAGTGGTTTCTTCTTTGCATTGGCAGCTTTGACATACTTGATCTCAGCTCGTCCAGAAGTTAACGGACTTGCCACTGGATTCACTCTTTCACAAATGAACGTTATCTTAGCCACACTTGGTGGTATTTACATTCTTCATGAAAGAAAAACTAAAAAAGAGATGGGTGCAGTTTTGGCTGGTTTATTGCTAGTCGTAATTGCCGGAGTTCTTACAGCATTTATAAACTAA
- the parE gene encoding DNA topoisomerase IV subunit B: MPKSSYDDSSIQILEGLEAVRKRPGMYIGSTDGRGLHHLVYEIVDNAVDEALSGFGKEINVTINADGSITVVDHGRGMPTGMHSSGKPTIEVILTVLHAGGKFSENSYKTSGGLHGVGSSVVNALSEWMTVRVVRDHKVYQERFENGGHPVGTLKMTGKTKEDSGTTISFKPDASIFQTTKFNFDTLAERLRESAFLLKGVKFTITDKRGEEPREEIFHYEDGIQSFVKYLNEDKDTLGGIFYVEGENSGIEIEFSGQYNDGYSENIISFVNNVRTADGGTHEAGMKSGLTKAFNDYARKVGLLKENSKNLEGSDVREGLSAIISVRIPEEILQFEGQTKGKLGTPQARSAVDQLVYEQMSFYLMENGEQAQTLVKKALKAREARNAARKARESTRNGKKNKKTDGLLSGKLTPAQSKNSDKNELFLVEGDSAGGSAKQGRDRKFQAILPLRGKVLNTQKAKLEDIYKNEEINTMIYTIGAGVGADFKLEDRNYDKVIIMTDADDDGSHIQILLLTFFYRYMRPLVEAGHVYIALPPLYKVQKGRGAKTQIKYAWTPEELTKTIKEVGKGYDLQRFKGLGEMNADQLWQTTMDPESRILIRVNIDDAALAERRVTTLMGDKVKPRRDWIEKNVRFNGTEEGDNILEKVDDTDHMDSKIVDDLLNKE, translated from the coding sequence ATGCCTAAATCATCTTATGATGATTCTTCAATTCAAATCCTTGAAGGACTTGAAGCGGTTCGTAAGCGTCCAGGTATGTATATCGGTTCGACCGATGGACGCGGCTTGCATCATCTTGTCTATGAGATCGTCGACAATGCTGTCGATGAGGCTCTTTCAGGATTTGGTAAGGAAATCAATGTCACTATCAACGCTGATGGAAGTATCACAGTAGTAGACCACGGTCGTGGAATGCCTACAGGGATGCATTCTTCAGGTAAACCAACCATCGAGGTTATCCTGACGGTCCTTCATGCCGGAGGAAAATTCTCAGAGAATAGTTACAAGACCTCTGGTGGACTACATGGTGTTGGTTCTTCAGTTGTTAATGCTTTGTCTGAATGGATGACTGTTCGGGTCGTTCGTGATCACAAAGTTTATCAGGAACGTTTTGAAAATGGTGGCCATCCAGTTGGCACCCTTAAAATGACTGGCAAGACTAAAGAGGATAGTGGAACAACTATCAGCTTCAAACCTGATGCCTCAATTTTTCAAACGACTAAATTTAATTTTGACACTCTAGCTGAACGTCTGCGTGAATCAGCTTTTCTACTCAAGGGCGTTAAATTCACAATCACTGACAAACGTGGCGAGGAACCTCGTGAAGAAATTTTCCACTACGAAGATGGAATTCAATCCTTTGTTAAATATTTGAACGAGGATAAGGATACGCTTGGTGGAATTTTCTACGTTGAAGGTGAAAATTCTGGAATTGAGATTGAATTCTCCGGCCAATACAATGATGGCTATTCCGAGAATATTATTTCATTTGTAAACAACGTTCGGACTGCTGATGGCGGGACGCATGAAGCCGGAATGAAATCCGGTCTGACAAAAGCCTTTAACGACTATGCGCGCAAAGTTGGTTTGCTCAAGGAAAATAGCAAGAATCTTGAAGGTAGCGATGTCCGTGAAGGACTCTCTGCTATTATTTCTGTGCGTATTCCCGAAGAGATTCTCCAATTCGAAGGTCAGACTAAAGGAAAACTGGGAACACCTCAAGCTCGTTCCGCCGTTGATCAGCTCGTATACGAGCAGATGAGCTTTTATTTGATGGAGAATGGGGAACAGGCCCAAACATTAGTTAAAAAGGCTCTCAAGGCGCGTGAGGCACGTAATGCGGCCAGAAAAGCACGTGAATCGACCAGAAATGGAAAGAAAAACAAAAAGACTGACGGTTTACTTTCTGGAAAGCTTACACCTGCACAGTCTAAAAACTCCGATAAAAACGAGCTCTTTTTAGTCGAGGGTGACTCTGCCGGAGGTTCTGCAAAGCAAGGTCGAGATCGAAAATTTCAAGCAATTTTACCACTGCGTGGTAAAGTCTTGAATACTCAAAAAGCCAAGCTGGAAGATATTTATAAAAATGAAGAGATCAACACCATGATCTACACGATTGGTGCAGGTGTTGGTGCTGACTTCAAATTAGAAGACCGAAATTACGATAAAGTCATTATTATGACCGATGCCGATGACGATGGATCGCATATTCAAATTTTATTGTTGACCTTCTTTTATCGTTACATGCGTCCATTAGTTGAGGCTGGACATGTTTACATTGCACTGCCACCGCTTTATAAAGTTCAAAAGGGTCGCGGAGCAAAGACACAAATCAAGTATGCTTGGACGCCAGAAGAATTGACTAAGACAATTAAAGAGGTCGGTAAAGGTTACGACTTACAACGATTTAAGGGATTAGGCGAGATGAATGCCGATCAATTATGGCAAACAACTATGGATCCAGAATCTAGGATCTTGATCAGAGTCAATATCGACGATGCTGCTTTAGCTGAACGTCGAGTAACGACTTTGATGGGTGATAAAGTTAAGCCTAGACGTGATTGGATCGAGAAGAATGTCCGCTTTAACGGTACTGAAGAGGGCGACAACATTTTGGAAAAAGTCGATGACACTGATCACATGGACAGCAAGATCGTTGATGATTTATTGAACAAGGAATAG
- a CDS encoding aldose 1-epimerase family protein: MMETYTVQNDFLKIQVKSAGAEIISIQDQAQNEYIWQADPEIWNRHAPVLFPIVGRLKGDHYYYNDQKFEMSQHGFARDRDFSLASQNDNKLVLELNDDEETLSIYPFHFKLQIIYQLVKDTLQISYIVENKDTAEKMYFAIGAHPGFSVPFVKGLQYSDFKIELDPKETRSRIALKDSNIDLSQEQRVEDQDFTLTHDAFVDDAIIYSLSQPSVITIKSDLTDKKIQLDTGNAKFVGIWSQYPEKGDFVCIEPWWGIADKIDTDHQLVNKYGINTLDPEQTFEAYYSISFK; the protein is encoded by the coding sequence ATGATGGAAACATACACTGTCCAAAATGATTTTTTAAAGATTCAAGTAAAATCAGCTGGTGCTGAGATCATTAGCATTCAAGACCAAGCTCAAAATGAATATATTTGGCAGGCTGATCCTGAGATCTGGAACCGTCATGCGCCAGTATTATTTCCCATTGTTGGTCGTTTGAAGGGCGATCATTACTACTACAATGATCAAAAATTTGAAATGTCGCAGCATGGATTTGCTCGAGATCGTGATTTTTCACTGGCATCTCAAAATGATAATAAGTTGGTCTTGGAATTAAACGATGACGAAGAGACGTTGTCGATTTATCCATTCCATTTTAAATTGCAAATAATTTATCAATTGGTGAAGGATACTCTGCAGATCAGCTATATTGTAGAGAATAAAGATACTGCTGAAAAAATGTATTTCGCTATTGGTGCACATCCTGGATTTTCAGTGCCATTCGTCAAAGGTTTGCAGTATTCGGACTTTAAGATTGAATTGGACCCGAAGGAGACTCGTTCGAGAATCGCTTTAAAGGACAGCAATATTGATCTAAGCCAGGAACAAAGAGTTGAGGACCAAGATTTTACTTTAACTCATGATGCTTTTGTCGATGATGCAATCATTTATAGTCTGAGCCAACCTTCAGTTATCACTATTAAAAGTGATCTGACTGATAAAAAAATTCAATTGGATACCGGAAATGCTAAATTTGTTGGCATTTGGTCGCAGTATCCTGAAAAGGGCGATTTTGTTTGTATTGAACCTTGGTGGGGCATTGCTGACAAGATCGACACTGACCATCAACTAGTCAACAAATACGGTATTAACACTTTAGATCCAGAACAAACATTTGAAGCTTATTACAGCATTTCATTTAAATAA